The Macaca fascicularis isolate 582-1 chromosome 1, T2T-MFA8v1.1 genome includes a window with the following:
- the SLFNL1 gene encoding schlafen-like protein 1 isoform X1, which translates to MTPMKRSVQTQVSEPFTESWGEESLPELPTEQSLTEYSDLEEAPSAHTLYVGHLNPQFSVPVLACLLRDTLERLEMPVAREHIEVVRRPRKAYALVQVTVRRDTLASLPWRLQTALEEHLILKELAARGKELLLSEAQGPLSHREEEEEEDSGLSPGPNPGSGVPLPAWPTHTLPDRPQAWQLQSCQGRPSGVCSDSAIVHHEIVGKDQLFQGAFLGSETRNMEFKRGSGEYLSLAFKHHVRRYVCAFLNSEGGSLLVGVEDSGLVRGIRCSHRDEDRARLLVDSILQGFKPQVFPDAYTLTFVPVISTSETNVPLKVIRLTVHTPKAQSQPQLYQTDQGEVFLRRDGSIQGPLSASAIQEWCRQRWLVELGKLEERVKVLTMEKEQLQQQLQQHGPMSCTCCVL; encoded by the exons ATGACCCCCATGAAGAGATCGGTGCAAACACAGGTGTCAGAGCCCTTCACGGAGTCCTGGGGTGAGGAGTCCCTGCCAGAGCTCCCCACAGAGCAGTCCCTGACCGAGTACTCTGACCTCGAGGAGGCTCCCTCGGCGCACACTCTCTATGTGGGCCATCTGAACCCCCAGTTCTCAGTGCCAGTGCTCGCCTGCCTGCTGCGAGACACCCTGGAGCGGCTGGAGATGCCGGTGGCGCGGGAGCACATCGAGGTGGTGAGGCGGCCGCGGAAGGCCTATGCGCTGGTGCAGGTGACTGTCCGCAGGGACACCCTCGCCTCCCTCCCCTGGCGCCTGCAGACAGCCCTGGAGGAGCACCTAATCCTCAAGGAGCTGGCAGCCCGTGGGAAGGAGCTGCTATTGAGTGAGGCCCAAGGGCCCTTAAGCCACAGAGAG gaggaggaggaggaggacagtgGCCTGAGCCCCGGCCCCAACCCAGGCTCTGGCGTCCCGCTGCCCGCCTGGCCTACGCACACGCTGCCTGATAGGCCCCAAGCCTGGCAGCTGCAGAGCTGCCAGGGCCGGCCCAGTGGCGTGTGCTCCGACAGTGCCATTGTGCACCACGAGATCGTGGGCAAGGACCAGCTCTTCCAGGGTGCCTTCCTGGGCAGCGAGACTCGCAACATGGAGTTCAAGCGGGGCAGCGGTGAGTACCTGAGCCTGGCCTTCAAGCACCACGTGCGGCGCTATGTGTGCGCCTTCCTCAACAGCGAGGGCGGCAGCCTGCTCGTGGGAGTGGAGGACAGCGGCCTGGTGCGGGGCATCCGCTGCAGCCACCGTGACGAGGACCGCGCACGCCTGCTGGTGGACTCCATCCTGCAGGGCTTCAAGCCTCAGGTCTTTCCCGATGCCTACACTCTGACCTTCGTCCCTGTGATCAGCACCTCGGAGACCAACGTCCCCCTCAAG GTGATCCGCCTGACCGTGCACACCCCCAAGGCCCAGAGCCAGCCGCAACTCTACCAGACAGACCAGGGGGAGGTGTTTCTGCGGCGCGACGGGAGCATCCAGGGCCCGTTGTCCGCCAGCGCCATCCAGGAGTGGTGCAGGCAG AGGTGGCTGGTGGAGCTGGGCAAGCTGGAAGAGAGGGTGAAGGTGCTGACGATGGAGAAGGAGCAgctccagcagcagctgcagcagcacgGGCCTATGTCCTGCACCTGCTGTGTCCTGTGA
- the SLFNL1 gene encoding schlafen-like protein 1 isoform X2 encodes MTPMKRSVQTQVSEPFTESWGEESLPELPTEQSLTEYSDLEEAPSAHTLYVGHLNPQFSVPVLACLLRDTLERLEMPVAREHIEVVRRPRKAYALVQVTVRRDTLASLPWRLQTALEEHLILKELAARGKELLLSEAQGPLSHREEEEEEDSGLSPGPNPGSGVPLPAWPTHTLPDRPQAWQLQSCQGRPSGVCSDSAIVHHEIVGKDQLFQGAFLGSETRNMEFKRGSGEYLSLAFKHHVRRYVCAFLNSEGGSLLVGVEDSGLVRGIRCSHRDEDRARLLVDSILQGFKPQVFPDAYTLTFVPVISTSETNVPLKRWLVELGKLEERVKVLTMEKEQLQQQLQQHGPMSCTCCVL; translated from the exons ATGACCCCCATGAAGAGATCGGTGCAAACACAGGTGTCAGAGCCCTTCACGGAGTCCTGGGGTGAGGAGTCCCTGCCAGAGCTCCCCACAGAGCAGTCCCTGACCGAGTACTCTGACCTCGAGGAGGCTCCCTCGGCGCACACTCTCTATGTGGGCCATCTGAACCCCCAGTTCTCAGTGCCAGTGCTCGCCTGCCTGCTGCGAGACACCCTGGAGCGGCTGGAGATGCCGGTGGCGCGGGAGCACATCGAGGTGGTGAGGCGGCCGCGGAAGGCCTATGCGCTGGTGCAGGTGACTGTCCGCAGGGACACCCTCGCCTCCCTCCCCTGGCGCCTGCAGACAGCCCTGGAGGAGCACCTAATCCTCAAGGAGCTGGCAGCCCGTGGGAAGGAGCTGCTATTGAGTGAGGCCCAAGGGCCCTTAAGCCACAGAGAG gaggaggaggaggaggacagtgGCCTGAGCCCCGGCCCCAACCCAGGCTCTGGCGTCCCGCTGCCCGCCTGGCCTACGCACACGCTGCCTGATAGGCCCCAAGCCTGGCAGCTGCAGAGCTGCCAGGGCCGGCCCAGTGGCGTGTGCTCCGACAGTGCCATTGTGCACCACGAGATCGTGGGCAAGGACCAGCTCTTCCAGGGTGCCTTCCTGGGCAGCGAGACTCGCAACATGGAGTTCAAGCGGGGCAGCGGTGAGTACCTGAGCCTGGCCTTCAAGCACCACGTGCGGCGCTATGTGTGCGCCTTCCTCAACAGCGAGGGCGGCAGCCTGCTCGTGGGAGTGGAGGACAGCGGCCTGGTGCGGGGCATCCGCTGCAGCCACCGTGACGAGGACCGCGCACGCCTGCTGGTGGACTCCATCCTGCAGGGCTTCAAGCCTCAGGTCTTTCCCGATGCCTACACTCTGACCTTCGTCCCTGTGATCAGCACCTCGGAGACCAACGTCCCCCTCAAG AGGTGGCTGGTGGAGCTGGGCAAGCTGGAAGAGAGGGTGAAGGTGCTGACGATGGAGAAGGAGCAgctccagcagcagctgcagcagcacgGGCCTATGTCCTGCACCTGCTGTGTCCTGTGA
- the SLFNL1 gene encoding schlafen-like protein 1 isoform X3 produces the protein MTPMKRSVQTQVSEPFTESWGEESLPELPTEQSLTEYSDLEEAPSAHTLYVGHLNPQFSVPVLACLLRDTLERLEMPVAREHIEVVRRPRKAYALVQVTVRRDTLASLPWRLQTALEEHLILKELAARGKELLLSEAQGPLSHREEEEEEDSGLSPGPNPGSGVPLPAWPTHTLPDRPQAWQLQSCQGRPSGVCSDSAIVHHEIVGKDQLFQGAFLGSETRNMEFKRGSGEYLSLAFKHHVRRYVCAFLNSEGGSLLVGVEDSGLVRGIRCSHRDEDRARLLVDSILQGFKPQVFPDAYTLTFVPVISTSETNVPLKRWKSRYGDQAALKLQALGDPPTAEPPKVLGLWA, from the exons ATGACCCCCATGAAGAGATCGGTGCAAACACAGGTGTCAGAGCCCTTCACGGAGTCCTGGGGTGAGGAGTCCCTGCCAGAGCTCCCCACAGAGCAGTCCCTGACCGAGTACTCTGACCTCGAGGAGGCTCCCTCGGCGCACACTCTCTATGTGGGCCATCTGAACCCCCAGTTCTCAGTGCCAGTGCTCGCCTGCCTGCTGCGAGACACCCTGGAGCGGCTGGAGATGCCGGTGGCGCGGGAGCACATCGAGGTGGTGAGGCGGCCGCGGAAGGCCTATGCGCTGGTGCAGGTGACTGTCCGCAGGGACACCCTCGCCTCCCTCCCCTGGCGCCTGCAGACAGCCCTGGAGGAGCACCTAATCCTCAAGGAGCTGGCAGCCCGTGGGAAGGAGCTGCTATTGAGTGAGGCCCAAGGGCCCTTAAGCCACAGAGAG gaggaggaggaggaggacagtgGCCTGAGCCCCGGCCCCAACCCAGGCTCTGGCGTCCCGCTGCCCGCCTGGCCTACGCACACGCTGCCTGATAGGCCCCAAGCCTGGCAGCTGCAGAGCTGCCAGGGCCGGCCCAGTGGCGTGTGCTCCGACAGTGCCATTGTGCACCACGAGATCGTGGGCAAGGACCAGCTCTTCCAGGGTGCCTTCCTGGGCAGCGAGACTCGCAACATGGAGTTCAAGCGGGGCAGCGGTGAGTACCTGAGCCTGGCCTTCAAGCACCACGTGCGGCGCTATGTGTGCGCCTTCCTCAACAGCGAGGGCGGCAGCCTGCTCGTGGGAGTGGAGGACAGCGGCCTGGTGCGGGGCATCCGCTGCAGCCACCGTGACGAGGACCGCGCACGCCTGCTGGTGGACTCCATCCTGCAGGGCTTCAAGCCTCAGGTCTTTCCCGATGCCTACACTCTGACCTTCGTCCCTGTGATCAGCACCTCGGAGACCAACGTCCCCCTCAAG